A region of Ictidomys tridecemlineatus isolate mIctTri1 chromosome 4, mIctTri1.hap1, whole genome shotgun sequence DNA encodes the following proteins:
- the LOC144376757 gene encoding olfactory receptor 4C11-like has translation MWQNSNVTEFILLGLTQDPLRQKMVFFIFLIFYMGTVVGNTLVIVTIKSSRTLESPMYYFLFYLSFADSCYSTCTAPKLIVDALSAKKVISYNECMTQIFALHLFGCMEIFVLILMAADRYVAICKPLHYPRIMRRQVCLILIVLAWIGSFMHSIAQIILALRLPFCGPNLIDHYCCDLQPLFKIACTDTYLLNLLLVTNSGAICLVSLTILTISYIVILHSLRNHSAEGRKKALSTCTSHIIVVVLFFGPCIFIYTRPPTTFPMDKMVTVFYTIDTPFLNPLIYTLRNAEVKNAMRNLWHVKTTSESRG, from the coding sequence ATGTGGCAAAATAGTAATGTAACTGAGTTCATATTGCTAGGATTGACCCAGGATCCTTTGAGGCAGAAAATGGTGtttttcatcttcttaattttctaTATGGGGACTGTAGTGGGGAATACACTTGTTATTGTGACCATCAAATCCAGCAGGACACTTGAAAGCCCcatgtattatttcttattttatctgtcCTTTGCTGATTCCTGCTATTCAACATGCACAGCCCCTAAACTCATTGTGGATGCTCTCTCTGCAAAGAAAGTCATATCCTACAATGAGTGCATGACACAAATCTTTGCACTACACTTATTTGGCTGCATGGAGATCTTTGTCCTCATCCTCATGGCTGCtgatcgctatgtggccatctgtaagcCTTTGCATTACCCAAGGATCATGAGGAGGCAGGTCTGTCTCATCTTGATTGTCCTTGCCTGGATAGGGTCCTTTATGCATTCCATTGCTCAGATTATCCTGGCCTTGAGATTGCCCTTCTGTGGACCCAACTTGATTGACCATTATTGCTGTGATCTGCAGCCCTTGTTTAAAATCGCCTGCACAGACACTTACTTGCTGAATCTGCTGTTGGTGACTAACAGTGGGGCAATTTGCTTAGTCAGTTTAACAATTTTAACCATCTCATACATTGTCATCCTGCATTCTCTGAGAAATCACAGtgcagaagggaggaaaaaagcaCTATCCACTTGCACATCTCACATCATTGTTGTTGTCTTGTTCTTTGGTCcctgtatattcatatatacacgcCCCCCAACCACATTCCCCATGGACAAGATGGTGACAGTATTTTATACCATTGACACACCCTTCCTCAACCCACTCATCTACACACTGAGGAATGCAGAGGTGAAAAACGCCATGAGAAATCTGTGGCATGTTAAAACTACATCAGAAAGCAGGGGATGA